CGGGCACGGCCCGCTTTTACGTTGCCGCGCGGGCGATTATTCCTCTGTCTTCTTCTCGACCGCGTCGGCCGCTTCATCGACGGCCTCGACGGCTTTATCTTCGACCGCTTCCGCGGCTTCGGCGGCTTCGGCCTTCGCTTCTTCGACGACCTCTTCGGCCTTCTCTTCGACGGCTTCGACGGTCTCTTCGGCCTCGGCCTTGACCTCTTCGGCCTTCGCTTCGACCTTCGCTTCGGCGCCCTGCGCGGCCTGCTGCTGCTTGAGGTACTCCTCGATGGCCCTCTGCTTGATGACCTCTTCGTCGGCGGCGGTGATCTGCTTCTTGCCGGCGTTCTTGACCTTCAGGAACTTGCGGATGAAGACCACGAGCTCAAAAATGAAGAACGCGACCAGCGGCAGAACGATCACTACCAGGAAGCCGGTGGACGTCTGCAGGAAATCGAGCACCTTGCCGAGCCCGGGGAGGCGCGTGCCGGTGTATTTGCAGATGACGAGTCTCCAGGAGATCGGATCGTCGTCCTTCTGGTTGGTTTCGGGGTTGTCGCCGCGGGTGACGTACATGACGTCGTCGCCCGTGCCCTGCACCTCAACGATACGGTGGGAGTTCAGCGCTTCGTGCATGTTGCCGTCGTCGCCGAGGATGGAGGTCTTGAAGGTGACGATGTCGCCGACCTTCAGCGCCTTCTGCTCATCGGGCTGGAGCTTCCTGCCGATGATGATGTCGCCCTGGTTGAAGCCCTTCTCCCAGCCGTCCTCGAGCACGAGTTTGCCGTCCTTGACGGCCTGCTCGCCGGCGGCGCGGTTCATCGATTCGGACTGAACGGTCAGGATCGCACGTCCGGCGATGGCGGGGATGCCGTCGCCGCTCGACTGCGCGGCGAACGCCAGCACGGTGGTAAGCGCCGCGAAGATGATGAAGATCCAGATAAGGACGTTCCCCACGATGCGCAGTACCTTTTTGGCAGTGCTTTTTTCAACTGTCTTTTCACTCTGCATAGTTGACTTCCTTTCTATGTAAGTCTCTTTTTGCTTGCGAAATTATATATCCTCCGCTCGCGCGGTGAATAACTGGACGGGCGCGTTCGCTATATATGTATGCGCGTATGCGTACGCGCGCGCGAAGTATTAAAACCCGCTTGCGCGGGGCGCGTGAACGCATCGTAAACCGCGGATTTCGACGGGCGCAAGCACCCTTTTATCCTATGGTATACGATACGTAATTGTAATTATAATATATAATTGCGGATTTGTAAAGAGAAAATGTGAAAAAATTGGTTGAAAATTTCGCTCCGCGCCGCGCGAAACGGTGGTTTTTGCGGGTCGAAACCGCGGGTTTGCGGCGGAAGACGACGCCCCCCTCGATCGAGGGAGGCGTTCATGGCTTCGGCGCAATTGCGTACGCTGCAAAGAATTTGTCATTCCGAGGAGCCGGCGCAGCCGCCGACGAGGAATCCCCTTCCCTTTGCAGACGGCTGCGGGTGATGGGGGATCCTTCGGCTCGCTTCGCTCACTCAGGATGACAGAAGTGAGTGCGTCAATGCGCGGGCGACGCGCGCCCCAACGGGCGATCAAGATCGCCCCTACGGGAACGGCGGGCAAGGCGCAGGGCGCACTAAGCCGCAACCGTTACAGAGGCGTCTCCGACGGCGGACACTGTGGCGCCGTTGACATAGAACTCAAAGTCTCCGTTGAATTTAATGACCGTTACGGTGTAGGTCCCCGCCGCTCCGGAAATCGTTATGTCGTAGCGTCCGGCTTCGTTCGTTCCGTCGACGTCCGTCGACTTCACAACGTCGCAAACGATAAACTCGTCTCCGCCTACCGTGACCGTGGAATCGGTGGTAATGATATTCAGATCTCCGTTGCGAGCGACGTTATTTGTCAGTCCGGAGCCTATAAACCTATACTCCAGGATCGTCTGCGCCGGAACGCTCGGCTGGACCGTATAATCGGTCGGGATCAGCGCGTGCCCGTCATACGACGGAGCCGGCGAAGTCGTCACGGTATTCGATGTCGCTCCCATCACAGTGGTAACGGTTTGCTCGACGGTCGTTGTCGTAACTCCGTTTTCCGTGGTCTGCGTGGTCGTCGTCACAGTGGTTACCGTCGATCCGTTCGGATCGGAATCAACCTCGGTAACAATCTCGCGGATCGTCACGGCTCCCGTCAGGGTAATCGGCGTTCCGTTATTCACGGTCAGCGAATTGCCGGGCGGGATGGTCTTGGCCTCGTATCCGGCAAGCGAAGACGTTGTGTTCGTCACTGTCATAGCCCCTGCGGAGGTGATTGAAAACACCGTGTTGCCTGCCGAATTCGCGATCGGGATCGAAAGGAAAACAGATTTTTCGGGATCGGCAACGCCGTTCGTATCGAACGCCGTGGAATCTGCGGCGTCAACGAACGCGACGCCCTTCGGATAAACCAGAGAGCTGACGGTCGTCTCGGTCACCTCGGTGACCGTCGTTTTGATATCGAAATCGGCGTTGGCGGCGATATCGAGATAGATCAGATACGCGCCGTCGCTGCTTGATGAGCCGAGCGCAAACTCGCCGGGATCAGCCGGGATCTCAAAGTAGTAGACCGAATTCATCGTCAAAGAGTTGATCCCCTGAAGCGACGTCGGATCCGCGATAGCCGCAGTGTCATAGAGCTTTTCGTATCCCGCGGGAAGCGCGCTTGAATTATTCGAGCCGTCGGAGGCGTAATATCCGGCGTCGCCCTTGTATCTGTAATAATACGGATGTTCGGCGTTGCCGTCGCCGTAAATCTCCGAAAGCTCTCTGATGGCGGTGATATTTCCGGCGCCGTCCCTGAAGACGCGGTGGAGCGAGAAGAAGCTCTGCGTACCCTGCGAGCCGCTGAAATACGTGCCCGCCATAAATGTGATTCGGCCGCGCGTCTGAACGACGAAGTCAATACTGTCCTCGGGCATCTCATAATCCGTGTACGTAACGCCGTTTATGACCGCCTTCGGTATCCTCACGGTGTTATCGGCGCTGATCGACGCCTGCATAAAGTGCAGGCCGTATACGTATTGCTGATTCCGCAGCAGACCGTTCACCTCCGCGGCGACGGCGGCGTAACGCGTGGTATATTGGTTCCCTATCCCGTACGCGGTTATGCTCTGCTGACCGCCGTTGATGATCGTATAGACGCGGTTATTATTGAGAACGCCCGCGTTATTGGCGGAGGTCAGCGAATTGCGGATACTGCCCCAGTTGGTATTCGCGTACTTCGTATATCGCGAAACGCGTATATCGCCCGGCGGATTGGAGACCGTATTCGACCCCGAGATAACGTAGCCGGTGTTTGAGGAGGCGGGCAGCTCGCCGATGTGGCCGCGGACGGCGTCGCGATCCCACGCCAGCGGATAGAAGGTCGGATAATCCGCCTCGTTCTCGCTGAGTCCGTTATAGGTCAGATCGCCGGCGGAGGTGTTCTCCGTGACCGAGCTAATACCGTCAACGATTTTGGAGTCGCCTTCGACGGTGGCGGCGGCCGAAATATCGAGGTACATAATGTAGGCGCCGTTCTTGCCGGGAACGGAGCCGAGCGCATACTCTCCGGCGTTTACGGGGATTTCATAATAGTATAGTCTGTTATCAACAAAATCCGATCCCGGATTGGTCAACCAGGCCATATCAAAAACCATACTGCCCCTTGGTGCATTATTGGAATAAGTACCATCCGAATACCTATAAATATAATCACCATTACTGTTTGCGGGAGCATATATCTCGCTTATTTCTTTAACAGAATATGCAGTATTTGATGTTCTGATAATGTGGTAGAGCGAAAAGAAAGTGTCGTTGTTTTCAAAGTAGGTTCCAGCAAAAAAATTGACATATCCCTTCGTTTTCAAATTAAAATCTATACAGTCACTGGGAACATGATAATTTGTTAAACCACTATTTCCATTAATTGTCGCACTTGGAATCGTTACGTCTGTCGAGCCCACCGTTGCATCCATAAAATGAAGACCATAAATAGCTCCTTTCCCGGATGAAAGAACTGAATCAAGGCTACCGCGTGCATCGGCATATTTCTGAAGGCCTAGTTCTTGAGCTCTTGAGTTGTTCGTAAACGACTGTAATCCATTCGAAGTCGCAGTACGAGCGTAAATTGTCATTTTTCCAGCATCGTAGTTAGAAGTATAGTAATTCAAATTTATCGAGCCCCAGCTTCGAAGAGCAACAGCATTCGACTGATTGGTTAAAATCCAATTCGTGGTAGAACTATCATACCCGAGATATCGATCTCCGGATCGAATCGTATAACCTGTTCCAGACAACACCGCCGAAGAAGTCCACGTTGTCGAAGGAGTAGTTGAAACTACAATCTCTCCGTCCACGATATTGGCGTAGTATCTGACATAATTAAGAACCGTTGTGAGATAACCACTTGTAGTCGTTCCGTTTGAGAAAAACCAATACGAAGATACTCTATCCGTATTTGTCGTACTTTGCGAACTATACCGTATTACCTTGATTCGTGCGAGATCGGGCGAAAGACCCAATCGATATGAAGTCGCCCCGTTTCTGGTAATCAAATATCCTGTTGCGCTTTCCTTGGTAATTGTCCCGGTATATGAGTCGGACAGGTTGCTCAATTCATAAGCGGAAACTCTTATATCTCCCGATTGACGCGGATTGTTTGTGAACTGCTGGTATGTTGAGCCACTAATGATATATCCCGTGTTTAAAGGACTGGGATTAAAATACTCATCCGTATTTAAAGGAAAAAAAGTGGGTGTTGATGAGGGATATGCGTCTTTCTTCCCAAATAGATAAATATATTTATAGTTATTCGGCAAATTGCTGTCAGAATAAAAACTGAAAGTAAATCTTCCTTTTGAATCCAAGTCGATTGCTCTCAAATACGTGGTCGTTCCGCTCACAAACGTGTTATCTGAGTCTCGAATCGTCAACAGTCTTCGGTGTATATCAAGCATATCAATACTACCGCCCCAGTCGTTGCCCTGACCGACAAGCGTGTAGCCCGTGGTAGACCAGCCGTTGCTGACGTCATAATAAAGCGCGTAACCGCCGCTTTCGCTCGTCAGCATATACACCTTGTGATTGCCGGTCGCGGGCGCTTCCTCATACCAAACCGTCGGACCGCTTGCGCCGAGGCTGAGCGCTCCGCCGGAGCTGCAGAGAAGATAATACTTTGCGCCGCCAACGGTCGTTGCAAGATAGAAGCCGGTCGCGCTGCCCTGAACTGATTCCTTTATCCAGCGCGTAGCGGCGGCGGTCGACGTCTGATTGACGATGGCGGGAGCGGAAGACACGGAAAGGAAATTGCCGCCCGCGTTATCCGAAATATACATGGAAAGCTGCTCCAGAGTCCATACTCCGCCGCCGTATACGAGCGCGTATCCGCCCGTCGTGACTGACGCTTCTCCCACAATCCAGGGCGAATCCGTCACGGCGGCGGGCAACGCCTCGCGCTGGCTGACTTCCACAAGCCCGAGCGCGTTCTGAGCGTTTTTGACGACGTAATACAGATAATCTTCCGTCGCCGCCAATCCGGATTCCGGATCGGTCGTCGTCTTCGATCTGACGGTATATATCCTCCCGTCCTTGACGATCCACTTCGTGGCGGAGGCGCTTGCGCTCTGATCCGCAAAGGCGCCCGCGGCGTTTATCGAGAAATAGTGATCGTCGTTTTCGGTATGGATATAAACGGCGCCCTCCGTTTTG
The Clostridia bacterium genome window above contains:
- a CDS encoding signal peptidase I, which gives rise to MQSEKTVEKSTAKKVLRIVGNVLIWIFIIFAALTTVLAFAAQSSGDGIPAIAGRAILTVQSESMNRAAGEQAVKDGKLVLEDGWEKGFNQGDIIIGRKLQPDEQKALKVGDIVTFKTSILGDDGNMHEALNSHRIVEVQGTGDDVMYVTRGDNPETNQKDDDPISWRLVICKYTGTRLPGLGKVLDFLQTSTGFLVVIVLPLVAFFIFELVVFIRKFLKVKNAGKKQITAADEEVIKQRAIEEYLKQQQAAQGAEAKVEAKAEEVKAEAEETVEAVEEKAEEVVEEAKAEAAEAAEAVEDKAVEAVDEAADAVEKKTEE